One region of Carassius auratus strain Wakin unplaced genomic scaffold, ASM336829v1 scaf_tig00216840, whole genome shotgun sequence genomic DNA includes:
- the LOC113099041 gene encoding eukaryotic translation initiation factor 3 subunit A-like, with protein MEDKEPSRKLMEDKEPSRKLMEDKEPSRKLMEDKEPSRKLMEDKEPSRKLMEDKEPSRKLMEDKEPSRKLMEDKEPSRKLMEDKEPSRKLMEDKEPSRKLMEDKEPSRKLMEDKEPSRKLMEDKEPSRKLMEDKEPSRKLMEDKEPSRKLMEDKEPSRKLMEDKEPSRKLMEDKEPSRKLMEDKEPSRKLMEDKEPSRKLMEDKEPSRKLMEDKEPSRKLMEDKEPSRKKTTNKQSVPLESARRAKKHQWSPMEVAAVMRHFDEHIKKGKLATMIECQQCKEAEDPALAGRSILNIRDFVRNRGVTLKRKK; from the exons ATGGAGGACAAAGAGCCCAGCAGAAAACTAATGGAGGACAAAGAGCCCAGCAGAAAACTAATGGAGGACAAAGAACCCAGCAGAAAACTAATGGAGGACAAAGAGCCCAGCAGAAAACTAATGGAGGACAAAGAACCCAGCAGAAAACTAATGGAGGACAAAGAGCCCAGCAGAAAACTAATGGAGGACAAAGAGCCCAGCAGAAAACTAATGGAGGACAAAGAGCCCAGCAGAAAACTAATGGAGGACAAAGAGCCCAGCAGAAAACTAATGGAGGACAAAGAGCCCAGCAGAAAACTAATGGAGGACAAAGAGCCCAGCAGAAAACTAATGGAGGACAAAGAGCCCAGCAGAAAACTAATGGAAGACAAAGAGCCCAGCAGAAAACTAATGGAGGACAAAGAACCCAGCAGAAAACTAATGGAGGACAAAGAGCCCAGCAGAAAACTAATGGAGGACAAAGAACCCAGCAGAAAACTAATGGAGGACAAAGAACCCAGCAGAAAACTAATGGAGGACAAAGAACCCAGCAGAAAACTAATGGAGGACAAAGAGCCCAGCAGAAAACTAATGGAGGACAAAGAGCCCAGCAGAAAACTAATGGAGGACAAAGAGCCCAGCAGAAAACTAATGGAGGACAAAGAACCCAGCAGAAAACTAATGGAGGACAAAGAGCCCAGCAGAAAAAAGACAACGAATAAACAGTCTG TTCCTCTGGAAAGTGCTAGGAGAGCAAAAAAGCATCAATGGTCTCCCATGGAGGTTGCCGCGGTCATGAGACATTTTGACGAACACATCAAAAAAGGAAAACTGGCCACTATGATTGAATGCCAGCAATGCAAGGAGGCAGAAGATCCTGCTCTGGCTGGTCGCTCTATTCTAAACATAAGAGACTTCGTAAGAAAtcgtggtgtgactttgaaaagaaaaaaataa